Proteins encoded within one genomic window of Camelina sativa cultivar DH55 chromosome 19, Cs, whole genome shotgun sequence:
- the LOC104768030 gene encoding F-box protein At2g35280-like, protein MDPRKVDISRLESLPQDLLGIIVSKVAAASNDDYINYILSCKELGASADDERVLQKLNLAPLVKKPLLSIQYLPLMKKTLAENNPDAHYIKDIIRYFLLTDSVTGLHHLDVSANAGKLEAIYLYAIILLS, encoded by the coding sequence ATGGATCCAAGGAAAGTAGATATCAGTCGATTGGAATCACTCCCTCAAGATCTGTTGGGCATAATCGTCTCAAAAGTCGCCGCTGCATCCAATGACGATTACATTAACTACATCCTCTCTTGCAAAGAATTAGGCGCATCCGCTGATGACGAACGTGTCCTCCAAAAACTCAACCTCGCTCCACTGGTGAAGAAACCACTACTATCAATCCAATACCTTCCGCTCATGAAAAAAACCCTTGCAGAAAACAATCCTGATGCTCACTACATCAAAGATATCATCAGGTACTTCCTCCTCACTGACTCTGTCACAGGACTCCACCATTTGGATGTCTCAGCTAATGCAGGGAAGCTAGAAGCCATCTATTTGTATGCCATTATACTACTCTCTTGA